The proteins below come from a single Erythrobacter sp. SG61-1L genomic window:
- a CDS encoding TonB-dependent receptor: protein MKLKTMGVVSSLAVMASLATPAYAQDEGTEDNSVRTNEIIVTAEFREAKLQDTPIAITAVNSEMLEARGQTDIAQVAAQAPNVTLKPQPQNGGAGLIAFIRGVGQTDFNYALDPGVGVYVDDVYIPTLSSSLLDLMDLDRIEILRGPQGTLAGKNSIGGAIKLFSQKPKGDGSGSLQVSYGSYNRLDIRGMADFKVAENLFARVSGVAKSRDGYVDLLDYGRTHVGSNVPSSNARGANAIVGSQGGQSYVAGKLALRWTPTDTLEVNISGDYTSDHSEPAPTVVLAAGRPGPTSTNPNPFDPSVPNPATNANGGAWLPGVNGQPVPVDCHFVPYGVNSCDTLDASALGVDPRYISYANFVDGMANTTQAPYKPYTALQNQDFIGWGIHGNVTLDLSDSLQLVWISSWREYESRWGQDQDATPVPVAQLDNEMHHRAWSQELRLNGELGDGLFQYTLGGFYFDQDGNYTARVDLNYAGIDFIHGPDTTPSTSKAVFFNGTLHPTDAWSITGGLRYSKDKKTYTYYRSNPDGSIPFEDWTPADLPALPICEFFQGAPTAGPTGVGNTPNCLLSGLYGISDTFEGDRWDWRIVTDYRFSDQFLAYASVSTGYKSGGVNPRPFFGPSAGECDAPGYVAPAACNQLKAFNPETLTTYEIGFKSDLLDRRLRLNAAGFINKYNDIILTLSACPSVPCLQPNNVGKADVKGFEVEMSAYPVDGLSFDGSLSYINFKYDAASVASAGLTGDEVTPYTPEWTYSFGVQYDHELKNGATLGVRFDGSYQSDTFTEASNSEYSRVEGVFLGNARLTYTSADDDWRVSLEVQNLFDKYYYLSKSDVTASLGLVTGVPALPRTWAVTVRRSF from the coding sequence ATGAAGCTCAAGACTATGGGCGTCGTGTCTTCGCTGGCCGTGATGGCCAGCCTGGCGACGCCGGCTTACGCGCAGGACGAAGGAACCGAGGACAATAGTGTCCGGACCAACGAAATTATCGTGACCGCGGAATTCCGCGAAGCCAAGCTGCAGGATACGCCGATCGCGATTACCGCGGTCAATTCCGAAATGCTTGAGGCTCGCGGGCAAACGGACATTGCGCAGGTCGCTGCTCAAGCCCCGAACGTAACCCTGAAGCCGCAGCCGCAGAACGGTGGCGCCGGCCTGATCGCGTTCATTCGCGGTGTCGGCCAGACCGACTTCAACTACGCGCTCGATCCGGGCGTCGGCGTCTATGTCGACGACGTCTATATTCCCACCCTGTCCAGCTCGCTGCTCGACCTGATGGATCTCGACCGTATCGAAATCCTTCGCGGTCCGCAGGGCACGCTGGCGGGCAAGAACTCCATCGGCGGCGCGATCAAGCTGTTCAGCCAGAAGCCCAAGGGCGATGGTTCAGGCTCGCTGCAGGTCAGCTACGGCTCCTACAACCGGCTCGACATCCGTGGCATGGCCGACTTCAAGGTTGCTGAAAACCTGTTCGCCCGTGTTTCCGGCGTGGCCAAGAGCCGTGACGGCTATGTCGATCTGCTCGACTATGGCCGCACCCATGTGGGTTCGAACGTGCCTTCGTCCAATGCACGCGGCGCGAACGCCATTGTCGGCTCGCAGGGCGGCCAGTCCTATGTCGCGGGCAAGCTGGCCCTGCGCTGGACCCCGACCGACACGCTCGAAGTGAACATCTCGGGCGACTACACGTCGGACCACTCTGAACCGGCACCGACGGTGGTTCTCGCTGCCGGGCGGCCCGGCCCGACGTCCACGAACCCGAATCCGTTCGATCCCAGCGTCCCGAATCCGGCCACCAACGCCAATGGCGGCGCGTGGCTGCCGGGCGTTAACGGCCAGCCCGTTCCGGTGGACTGCCACTTCGTGCCTTATGGCGTGAACAGCTGCGACACGCTCGATGCCTCCGCACTCGGCGTCGACCCCCGGTACATCAGCTATGCCAATTTCGTGGACGGCATGGCGAACACGACGCAGGCCCCCTACAAGCCCTATACTGCACTGCAGAACCAGGACTTCATCGGCTGGGGCATCCACGGCAATGTCACGCTGGACCTCAGCGACAGCCTCCAGCTCGTGTGGATCAGCTCCTGGCGTGAATATGAATCGCGCTGGGGCCAGGATCAGGATGCTACCCCGGTTCCGGTCGCGCAGCTCGACAACGAAATGCACCACCGTGCATGGAGCCAGGAACTGCGCCTGAACGGCGAATTGGGCGACGGCCTGTTCCAATATACCCTTGGCGGGTTCTACTTCGACCAGGACGGCAATTACACCGCCCGCGTCGACCTGAACTACGCCGGCATCGACTTCATCCACGGCCCGGATACCACGCCGAGCACGTCGAAGGCGGTGTTCTTCAACGGTACGCTGCACCCGACCGATGCGTGGAGCATTACGGGCGGCCTGCGCTATTCGAAGGACAAGAAGACCTACACCTATTACCGCAGCAATCCCGATGGTTCGATTCCCTTCGAGGACTGGACCCCGGCCGACCTGCCTGCGCTGCCGATCTGCGAATTCTTCCAGGGCGCACCGACGGCAGGCCCGACCGGCGTCGGCAATACGCCGAACTGCCTCCTGTCCGGCCTCTATGGCATCTCCGACACTTTCGAAGGGGACCGCTGGGATTGGCGCATCGTCACGGACTATCGTTTCTCCGATCAGTTCCTAGCCTATGCCTCGGTCTCGACTGGCTACAAGAGCGGCGGCGTCAACCCGCGTCCGTTCTTCGGCCCTTCGGCGGGCGAATGCGATGCGCCGGGCTATGTGGCCCCCGCAGCCTGTAACCAGCTCAAGGCCTTCAATCCTGAAACCCTCACGACTTACGAAATCGGTTTCAAGAGCGATCTTCTTGACCGCCGCCTGCGCCTGAATGCCGCCGGCTTCATCAACAAGTACAACGACATCATCCTGACGCTGTCGGCCTGTCCGTCGGTTCCGTGCCTCCAGCCCAACAATGTCGGCAAGGCCGATGTGAAGGGCTTCGAGGTCGAAATGTCGGCCTATCCGGTGGACGGCCTGTCGTTCGACGGTTCGCTGAGCTACATCAACTTCAAGTATGATGCGGCGTCGGTGGCATCGGCCGGGCTGACGGGTGATGAGGTCACGCCCTATACGCCGGAATGGACCTACAGCTTCGGCGTCCAGTACGACCATGAACTGAAGAACGGTGCGACACTTGGCGTCCGCTTCGACGGTTCCTATCAGTCGGATACTTTCACTGAAGCTTCGAACAGCGAATACAGCCGTGTTGAAGGCGTGTTCCTGGGCAATGCCCGGCTCACCTACACTTCGGCCGACGACGACTGGCGCGTGTCGCTGGAAGTCCAGAACCTGTTCGACAAGTATTATTACCTGAGCAAGAGCGACGTCACCGCTTCGCTGGGTCTGGTCACGGGCGTGCCCGCCCTGCCCCGCACCTGGGCGGTCACGGTTCGCCGCAGCTTCTGA
- a CDS encoding FAD-dependent oxidoreductase has translation MAEKQNVIIVGAGPVGFLTALGLARQGIEVTVLDAEREVNTSPRAAVYYHTTLSILNKLGVADDAHEIGLPSTEFRMHWLETGETMSSDMRETLDPGQEYDHNLHFGQHILAELVMKHLARLPHTQVLWGHKLTAMDQSADGVTLTVETADGVKQMAAHWVIGTDGARSTMRRLMGLEFEGITWPDRFVATNIEYPFLENGFCNANMVVDPVNWAVVGRLGRENLWRLTYGEDAELDEASILERLPERFAAILPDPSIPYRIDNFSPYRVHQRSAPTYRVGRALLAGDAAHACNPCGGLGLTGGVLDADALSDALGAVILGRAADGVLDFYSQERRRVFLEVASPLSSNFKRLLSESDPVQRAKDKQDMLAEGEKGGAEIRASSLAELMKGQPMPVPAPAIQEDA, from the coding sequence ATGGCTGAGAAGCAGAATGTCATCATCGTGGGCGCAGGCCCGGTCGGTTTCCTGACTGCACTGGGCCTTGCCCGGCAGGGGATCGAAGTGACCGTGCTGGATGCGGAAAGGGAAGTGAACACCTCCCCCCGCGCGGCGGTTTATTACCACACCACCCTGTCGATCCTGAACAAGCTGGGCGTGGCCGACGATGCGCATGAAATCGGCCTGCCCAGCACCGAATTCCGCATGCATTGGCTGGAAACCGGCGAGACCATGAGCTCCGACATGCGCGAGACGCTCGATCCGGGTCAGGAATATGATCACAACCTCCATTTCGGGCAGCATATCCTTGCCGAACTGGTGATGAAGCACCTCGCCCGCCTGCCGCATACGCAGGTGCTGTGGGGCCACAAACTCACCGCGATGGACCAGTCCGCCGATGGTGTGACGCTGACGGTGGAGACGGCTGACGGCGTGAAGCAGATGGCCGCCCATTGGGTGATCGGCACCGATGGCGCACGGTCCACCATGCGGCGGCTGATGGGGCTGGAATTCGAAGGCATCACCTGGCCCGATCGCTTCGTTGCGACCAATATCGAATATCCGTTTCTGGAAAACGGATTCTGCAACGCCAACATGGTGGTCGATCCGGTGAACTGGGCCGTAGTCGGCAGGCTCGGGCGCGAGAACTTGTGGCGCCTGACCTATGGCGAGGATGCCGAACTGGACGAGGCTTCCATTCTGGAACGCCTGCCGGAACGCTTCGCCGCGATCCTGCCCGATCCATCCATTCCCTATCGGATCGACAATTTCTCCCCCTATCGCGTGCATCAGCGCAGCGCGCCCACCTATCGCGTGGGCCGTGCGCTGCTGGCGGGCGATGCGGCCCATGCCTGCAATCCCTGCGGGGGGCTGGGGCTGACCGGCGGGGTGCTGGATGCCGATGCGCTGAGCGATGCGCTGGGCGCGGTGATCCTTGGCCGTGCGGCTGACGGCGTGCTCGATTTCTATTCGCAGGAACGCCGCCGCGTATTCCTGGAAGTGGCTTCTCCCCTGTCTTCCAATTTCAAGCGCTTGCTTTCGGAGAGCGATCCGGTGCAGCGGGCGAAAGACAAGCAGGACATGCTGGCGGAAGGGGAAAAGGGCGGGGCCGAAATCCGCGCTTCCTCTCTCGCAGAGCTGATGAAGGGCCAGCCGATGCCGGTTCCCGCGCCCGCGATACAGGAAGACGCATGA
- a CDS encoding GntR family transcriptional regulator, whose amino-acid sequence MSQASRPVYLKLRDLIAAAIIEGRYAEGDMLPSVRAFAAEQRANPLTVAKAYQQFQTDGLVEVQRGVGMFVVKGAAEKLRQAEREVFLAQEWPEIRARMQRLGIATADLFRDA is encoded by the coding sequence ATGTCTCAAGCCAGCCGCCCCGTCTATCTGAAGCTGCGCGATCTGATCGCGGCGGCGATCATAGAGGGGCGATATGCGGAAGGGGACATGCTGCCGTCCGTGCGTGCCTTCGCGGCGGAACAGAGGGCCAATCCGCTGACTGTGGCCAAGGCCTATCAGCAGTTCCAGACGGATGGGCTGGTGGAAGTGCAGCGCGGCGTAGGCATGTTCGTGGTTAAGGGTGCGGCCGAGAAGCTGCGTCAGGCCGAGCGCGAAGTCTTTCTTGCGCAGGAATGGCCCGAAATTCGCGCCCGGATGCAGCGGCTGGGCATCGCCACGGCAGACTTGTTCAGGGACGCATGA
- a CDS encoding alpha/beta hydrolase, which translates to MSEFAYSTEGFERTVYRIDGVESVVYEIGEGEPCVYFHGGGTYHGFEWARDFADSFRMILPIHPNFGESGDADFTAIGDYVMHYEMLFAALGLETFHLMGASMGGHFAARYAGEHWEEIDKLVLVSPAGLKSDKAAIPDFSQIAPEELPDWFVESREWLEPYWPAQPGPEWLALRQREGEAAFRTREDLAVTDAKLRELLKGFDRPVLLLWGGDDRIVPPGFIPEWQGVLPDAQVAVIPGGAHLLLDENMAARKAAKDFLNR; encoded by the coding sequence ATGAGCGAGTTTGCCTACAGCACCGAAGGGTTCGAACGCACCGTCTATCGCATCGATGGCGTGGAAAGCGTGGTCTATGAAATCGGCGAGGGGGAACCCTGCGTCTATTTCCACGGTGGGGGCACCTATCACGGCTTCGAATGGGCGCGCGATTTCGCCGATTCCTTCCGCATGATCCTGCCGATCCATCCCAATTTCGGTGAAAGCGGCGATGCCGATTTCACTGCTATCGGCGATTATGTGATGCATTACGAAATGCTCTTCGCCGCGCTGGGGCTGGAGACCTTCCACCTGATGGGTGCGTCCATGGGCGGGCATTTTGCCGCGCGCTATGCCGGGGAACATTGGGAAGAGATCGACAAGCTGGTGCTGGTTTCCCCCGCCGGGTTGAAAAGCGACAAGGCCGCCATTCCCGACTTCTCGCAGATCGCGCCCGAGGAACTGCCCGACTGGTTCGTGGAAAGCCGCGAATGGCTGGAACCCTATTGGCCCGCGCAGCCCGGCCCGGAATGGCTGGCCTTACGCCAGCGCGAAGGTGAGGCAGCGTTCCGCACGCGGGAAGACCTTGCCGTCACCGATGCGAAATTGCGCGAATTGCTCAAGGGCTTCGACCGGCCGGTGCTGTTGCTGTGGGGCGGGGATGACCGGATCGTGCCGCCCGGCTTCATTCCCGAATGGCAGGGCGTGCTGCCTGACGCGCAAGTGGCCGTGATCCCCGGCGGGGCGCATCTGCTGCTCGACGAGAACATGGCCGCGCGCAAGGCGGCGAAGGACTTCCTGAACCGCTAA
- a CDS encoding MFS transporter, which translates to MTHGAPEAGGNAGEASHSYAYELRVLLLLGLAFGFAYFDRMAMTFLGPFVIEDLSLSNTQVGALGSGLSVTWALGAYFVGRWSDSIGARKPFLLAALVIFSFCSVMSGLAWNFGTLFATRVVMGAAEGPFLPICLAIMAAASAEGRRGLNAGMVQNVFGSLLGTAVAPIVLVWLAEAYGWRVAFYLAGVPGLILALLIWRFVAEPPRAKAPAVTTARDASLSPWHMLAERNVLLCSILSCFAVGSAVVGSIFMPLYLDGPRAIDPTTWKWMMAVVGLCPGVGAVVLAALSDRIGRKPPMILGGFLMALPPLALLLVPGTPVMLTALMFLGWMGMGIFPLFMGVVPAETLGGARAATAMGLVVGIGELSGGVFGPILAGWLADSFTLDVALWLQAGLGLAGGLTALLLSETNPRVLARRAQASVAHG; encoded by the coding sequence TTGACACACGGGGCGCCCGAAGCCGGGGGCAATGCCGGCGAGGCAAGCCATTCCTACGCCTATGAGCTGCGCGTGTTGCTTTTGCTCGGTCTGGCGTTCGGTTTCGCCTATTTCGACCGTATGGCGATGACCTTCCTCGGTCCCTTCGTGATCGAGGATCTATCGCTCAGTAACACGCAGGTGGGGGCGCTCGGGTCCGGGCTTTCGGTCACCTGGGCGCTGGGCGCCTACTTCGTCGGCCGCTGGTCTGACTCCATCGGTGCGCGCAAGCCCTTCCTGCTCGCGGCGCTGGTGATCTTCTCTTTCTGCTCGGTCATGTCTGGCCTTGCATGGAACTTCGGCACGCTCTTCGCCACGCGTGTGGTGATGGGCGCGGCTGAAGGTCCGTTCCTGCCGATCTGCCTTGCGATCATGGCCGCCGCTTCCGCCGAAGGGCGGCGCGGGCTGAATGCCGGGATGGTCCAGAACGTCTTCGGGTCGCTGCTGGGAACGGCCGTGGCGCCGATTGTGCTGGTGTGGCTGGCGGAGGCCTATGGCTGGCGCGTGGCCTTCTATCTGGCAGGCGTGCCGGGCCTGATCCTGGCCTTGCTGATCTGGCGCTTCGTGGCAGAACCGCCGCGCGCCAAGGCGCCAGCAGTCACCACCGCGCGCGATGCTTCGCTTTCGCCCTGGCACATGCTGGCGGAACGCAACGTGCTGCTCTGTTCGATCCTCAGCTGCTTTGCGGTCGGTTCCGCTGTGGTCGGCTCCATCTTCATGCCGCTCTATCTCGACGGGCCGCGCGCCATCGATCCCACGACATGGAAGTGGATGATGGCCGTCGTGGGCCTGTGCCCCGGCGTGGGCGCCGTGGTGCTGGCGGCCCTTTCCGACCGGATTGGGCGCAAGCCGCCGATGATCCTTGGCGGCTTCCTGATGGCGCTGCCGCCACTGGCGCTGCTGCTGGTGCCGGGCACTCCCGTGATGCTGACTGCGCTGATGTTCCTTGGCTGGATGGGCATGGGCATCTTCCCGCTGTTCATGGGCGTGGTCCCGGCAGAGACACTGGGCGGCGCCCGCGCGGCGACTGCCATGGGTTTGGTGGTCGGCATCGGCGAATTGAGCGGCGGCGTATTCGGCCCGATCCTGGCGGGCTGGCTGGCCGACAGCTTCACCCTGGACGTGGCGCTGTGGCTGCAGGCAGGCCTCGGCCTTGCGGGCGGGCTGACCGCGCTGCTGCTTTCCGAAACCAATCCGCGCGTGCTTGCCCGCCGCGCTCAAGCGAGTGTGGCCCATGGCTGA
- a CDS encoding integration host factor subunit beta, whose product MIRSELLQALAKDNPELRADEIEQVVDIFFDEIAQRLAEGGRVELRGFGAFSTRQREARTGRNPRSGDSVSVPAKRVPYFKPGKEIRERLNK is encoded by the coding sequence ATGATCAGATCCGAATTGCTGCAGGCGTTGGCTAAGGACAATCCCGAGCTGCGCGCTGACGAGATCGAGCAGGTCGTCGATATTTTCTTCGACGAGATTGCCCAGCGGCTCGCGGAAGGTGGGCGCGTGGAACTGCGCGGCTTCGGCGCATTCTCCACCAGACAGCGCGAAGCCCGTACCGGCCGCAATCCGCGTAGCGGGGATTCGGTCAGCGTGCCGGCCAAGCGGGTGCCCTATTTCAAGCCGGGCAAGGAAATCCGCGAACGCCTCAACAAGTAA